In one window of Mucilaginibacter auburnensis DNA:
- a CDS encoding AAA family ATPase — MRIQHLHIKKYKSLKDFTIKFNEPVSLFIGKNGSGKSTLLEAIAWIFRSAHLTYVEEKQENTPFEFEITYELRIEKVLSESTTFSETAIDHIGVILKGSRDNKKFWSIETDNNAYSIDDLLRKHTIVRLLPSNLIIYYAGWFESMEFICSEHERIYKERLLEVKTESDITTSSEELYSRIGALPLMYIEKHHFEILLASLYSFEFNERVDRFFAEDLKIIKPDINPLALFVKKRQWKSGVGAEDFWGARGLLRGFLDVVRRFAYNETANYMDEDQILFNFHIHDWYALREFYGEEKKLFYLLHMLHASEMLGGIQIFMDLQENAISHHDLSEGQQQLITIKAINELLVDENSLLLLDEPDTYLHPQWQSSFLKGIYEVINLYNDLAVSPPQFIIASHSTIMLSNLSTGDLFKMSDGQANPIDKGYYGREYGFNLSAIMGGNERVPEVQEEIDALFELIDSEQFERAVELLEGLKQKHKDDPELTRAETMLTFLKGE; from the coding sequence ATGAGAATACAGCATTTACACATCAAGAAGTACAAATCATTAAAGGACTTTACTATTAAGTTTAATGAGCCTGTTTCACTTTTTATAGGCAAGAATGGTTCAGGTAAATCCACACTCTTGGAAGCCATCGCCTGGATATTTCGTTCGGCTCACCTCACTTACGTCGAGGAAAAACAGGAAAATACACCATTTGAGTTTGAAATTACCTATGAACTTAGAATAGAAAAAGTGTTATCGGAATCGACCACCTTTAGTGAAACAGCAATCGACCACATTGGTGTTATTTTAAAAGGTAGTAGAGATAACAAAAAATTCTGGTCAATCGAAACTGATAATAACGCCTATAGTATAGATGATCTTTTAAGAAAGCATACCATAGTAAGGTTGTTACCATCGAATCTGATCATCTATTATGCAGGTTGGTTTGAATCAATGGAATTTATCTGTAGCGAACATGAAAGGATTTATAAGGAAAGATTACTTGAGGTAAAAACAGAATCAGATATTACTACCTCCTCTGAGGAGCTGTACTCAAGAATTGGCGCTTTGCCACTGATGTACATCGAAAAGCATCATTTCGAAATCCTATTGGCGTCGCTCTATTCATTTGAGTTCAATGAACGGGTGGATCGCTTTTTTGCGGAAGATCTCAAAATCATTAAGCCTGATATAAATCCACTTGCCTTATTTGTCAAAAAGAGACAATGGAAGTCGGGAGTTGGTGCAGAAGACTTTTGGGGTGCTAGAGGGTTGCTAAGAGGATTTCTTGATGTGGTAAGAAGGTTTGCATACAATGAAACCGCAAATTACATGGATGAAGATCAAATCTTATTTAACTTCCATATCCATGATTGGTACGCGTTGCGAGAATTTTACGGAGAGGAAAAAAAGTTGTTTTACCTCCTCCACATGCTTCATGCTTCGGAGATGCTTGGAGGAATACAAATCTTCATGGACTTACAAGAAAATGCAATTAGCCATCATGATTTAAGTGAGGGCCAACAACAACTGATAACCATTAAAGCTATCAATGAACTACTTGTGGATGAAAACTCGCTTTTACTGCTTGACGAACCGGACACATACCTTCATCCGCAGTGGCAAAGCAGTTTTCTAAAAGGCATTTACGAAGTGATTAATCTGTACAATGATTTAGCTGTTTCGCCACCACAATTTATCATAGCTTCTCATTCGACAATCATGTTATCGAATCTTTCAACTGGAGATTTGTTCAAAATGAGTGACGGACAAGCAAATCCAATAGACAAAGGATATTACGGTCGTGAGTATGGATTTAATCTTTCAGCAATCATGGGCGGCAATGAGAGAGTTCCTGAAGTACAAGAAGAAATTGATGCACTATTTGAACTAATAGATAGCGAGCAATTTGAAAGAGCTGTAGAATTGCTAGAAGGATTAAAGCAAAAGCATAAAGATGATCCTGAGTTGACTAGGGCAGAAACAATGTTAACATTTCTAAAAGGTGAATAA
- a CDS encoding retron system putative HNH endonuclease, protein MKFIIKGNEPAAWKAYRETPGVDFVATPELKEALLNEQGYLCCYCMNGIKEDNMKVEHYKPRSTYPALKLVYTNLFAACKGDFCTDKHCDTKKGNTELSIHPADPKNNCEALVGYSTNGKLTYPDVYKTDIEQTLNLNNSVLISNRKEALLGAATALQKLGYSKAIIQRQIESYSNKNAKGKFQPYCNTVLWLLKKKLNAN, encoded by the coding sequence ATGAAGTTTATTATCAAAGGAAATGAGCCGGCAGCATGGAAAGCGTATAGAGAAACGCCAGGCGTGGATTTTGTTGCAACTCCAGAGTTGAAGGAAGCATTGTTAAATGAACAAGGCTACTTATGCTGTTATTGCATGAATGGCATAAAAGAGGACAATATGAAGGTTGAACACTATAAACCAAGGAGTACTTACCCTGCTTTAAAGTTGGTTTACACGAACCTTTTTGCTGCCTGTAAAGGAGATTTTTGCACGGATAAGCATTGCGATACCAAAAAGGGAAACACTGAGTTAAGTATTCATCCTGCTGATCCCAAAAACAATTGTGAAGCCTTAGTTGGCTATAGCACAAATGGAAAACTGACGTACCCTGATGTTTACAAAACCGACATAGAACAGACACTCAACCTCAATAATTCCGTTCTGATTTCAAATAGAAAAGAAGCACTATTGGGTGCGGCTACTGCATTGCAAAAATTAGGATATTCCAAAGCTATAATCCAGAGGCAGATTGAATCATATAGTAACAAAAATGCGAAAGGGAAATTTCAACCGTACTGTAATACCGTTCTTTGGTTACTGAAAAAAAAGCTAAATGCCAATTAA
- a CDS encoding OmpA family protein, producing the protein MKKIFFTITILFALAAKAQVNTSPKVLGDKAFKNKDYYEAAFYYKKAAMGMNLIKEQQMPYQGASKQAKKTGSATDQAYISFMLAESYRLYQNYLEAEPWYFKVLSENFESQYPLARLWYGVCLRANQRFDESEKQLQQFVSSYKGDAKNLDIAKKEIATCRFAREQYQYPVLVDVNTMKGSLSSDGSDYALIKREDNYFFTSSRKVKEEKTALNRIYQTKISDSKPQAIVFEDKEAGKNEVEYGAPSFESTGKRLYITRWFKSGSQTSYGIYKSEWQNGKWGELTKLNSNVNAQGFTSIQPFVSGDGKQLYFVSDKPGGQGGKDIWIADLNSSGEPVNSRNAGNIVNSEFDEEAPYFDATENKLVYSSKGFLGLGGYDLFESYNSNGKWTVPQNMGYPVNSAKDDMYYYPDNSDKNKFYLSSDRLSDCCLEIFEAFDKRHYLVGKVLDCVDQKPLSGASVSLKDSLAGTILKKITLPQNGRYQFNITTKRPYNVVVEKAGYFTKVVPVPTTGRMLKDTLFNADICLQPFEVNKPIVINNVLYDYDKATLRPESKTVLDGVVKILKDNPKIKIELAAHTDSIGSDIYNNKLSEARAQSCVDYVISRGISRDRIFARGYGKTKPIAPNSLPNGKDNPEGRQLNRRTEFTVLKTE; encoded by the coding sequence ATGAAAAAGATATTTTTTACAATAACAATATTGTTTGCTTTAGCGGCTAAAGCCCAGGTAAATACTTCGCCAAAAGTTTTGGGCGACAAAGCATTTAAAAACAAAGATTATTATGAGGCTGCCTTTTATTATAAAAAGGCAGCCATGGGTATGAACTTGATCAAAGAGCAGCAAATGCCCTATCAGGGTGCTAGCAAGCAGGCTAAGAAAACCGGTAGCGCAACCGATCAGGCCTATATTAGCTTTATGCTGGCAGAGTCATACCGGTTGTACCAAAACTACCTGGAGGCCGAGCCGTGGTATTTCAAGGTGTTAAGCGAAAACTTTGAATCGCAGTACCCATTGGCCCGCCTGTGGTATGGTGTATGTCTGCGCGCCAACCAGCGTTTCGATGAATCTGAAAAACAGCTGCAACAGTTTGTATCATCTTACAAAGGCGATGCTAAGAACCTTGACATAGCGAAAAAAGAAATAGCAACCTGTAGGTTCGCCAGAGAACAATATCAATATCCGGTTTTAGTAGATGTTAACACCATGAAAGGAAGCTTAAGTTCTGATGGCTCTGACTATGCTTTGATAAAACGGGAAGACAATTATTTTTTTACTTCCTCCAGAAAAGTGAAGGAGGAGAAAACCGCACTTAATCGCATCTACCAAACAAAAATTAGTGATAGCAAGCCGCAGGCAATTGTTTTTGAAGATAAAGAAGCCGGGAAAAACGAAGTAGAATATGGCGCTCCTTCTTTTGAATCTACCGGTAAGCGGTTATATATTACCCGTTGGTTCAAATCAGGGAGTCAAACCTCATATGGCATTTATAAAAGCGAGTGGCAAAACGGTAAATGGGGAGAGCTAACTAAGCTCAATAGTAATGTAAACGCGCAGGGTTTTACTTCTATACAGCCTTTCGTATCTGGTGATGGTAAACAATTATATTTTGTGTCTGATAAGCCCGGAGGGCAGGGTGGAAAAGATATCTGGATTGCTGATCTGAACAGCAGTGGGGAGCCCGTCAATTCAAGAAACGCCGGGAATATAGTCAATTCAGAATTTGATGAGGAAGCCCCGTACTTTGACGCTACAGAGAACAAGCTTGTTTATAGCTCTAAAGGCTTTTTAGGTTTAGGCGGATATGACCTCTTTGAGAGTTATAACAGTAATGGTAAATGGACGGTGCCGCAAAACATGGGCTATCCTGTTAATTCTGCAAAGGATGACATGTATTACTACCCTGATAACTCAGATAAAAATAAATTTTACCTGAGTTCGGATAGGTTGTCAGATTGCTGTCTGGAGATTTTTGAAGCCTTTGACAAAAGACATTATTTAGTTGGAAAGGTGCTTGACTGCGTTGATCAAAAACCGTTATCGGGGGCATCTGTGAGCTTAAAAGATTCGCTTGCCGGTACTATCCTTAAAAAAATAACGCTTCCGCAAAACGGAAGGTACCAGTTTAATATAACCACCAAGCGGCCATACAATGTCGTAGTAGAAAAAGCGGGATACTTTACTAAAGTTGTGCCTGTGCCAACTACTGGCCGAATGCTGAAAGACACTTTGTTTAATGCTGATATATGTTTGCAACCGTTTGAAGTGAATAAGCCCATAGTAATAAACAACGTGTTGTACGATTATGATAAAGCTACGTTGAGACCCGAGTCAAAAACAGTGTTGGATGGAGTTGTTAAAATTTTAAAGGATAATCCAAAGATCAAGATTGAATTAGCCGCGCATACTGATTCAATAGGTAGCGACATTTATAATAACAAACTTTCCGAGGCACGGGCGCAGTCATGCGTTGATTATGTGATAAGTCGCGGCATAAGCAGAGACAGGATATTTGCCCGTGGTTATGGTAAAACTAAGCCAATTGCACCCAATTCTTTACCTAACGGAAAGGATAATCCGGAAGGCCGGCAACTTAACCGCCGTACAGAGTTTACGGTATTGAAAACTGAATGA